CACATCATCTTCACCGTGTCGCCGATCTGCTTGAAGGCGCCCGGCTTGATGATCTCGCGATTCACCACGAGTTCTTGTGACAGGCCGACGCCGATCATCGGCCGGGCGGTGTCGTCCTTCGGGGAAATCGGCACCACCGGGGTCACGGTGGCGGTCGCCTTGTTACCCTCGCGCTCGTAGCCGATGCTGACCGGCTTCGCGCCATTTTCCTTCAGGAGGTAGAGCGCCTGGTCATCGGAAAGGATCGGCGTGTCATTGATGCTGAGCAGCGTGTCACCATCCTTCAGACCGGCTTTGCCCGCGGGCGGGTTTTTGACGAATTCTTCCGGTGCGATGCCGATGGTGACCGGTCCGACGCCGATCGGCTGGATGCCGACATTTCGCACGGCGCGGCGCTGCCACCACTTGGGCGTCTCCGGAATCTCAAACTCGGAGTGCAGCTTCACGACGCCTTGGCCGGGGCGGTCCACGGTGAACTCGATGTGGGAGCCACGGCTGGTGACAATGTTCAGCTGGACGCTGTCGAGCGTGCCTTCCCAGCTGCTGACCGGGGTGTTGTTGACCGCCAGGATCTTGTCATCGCGCTGGAGGCCGGCCTTGGAAGCCGGGCTACCGGGTTCGACCCAGCCGATCGTGGTCGTCGGCACGATGTCGGCAGGCTTTCCGAAGATGGAAACACCCACGGCGGCGGTCAGGGCCAGCAGGAAGGAGAAGAGGGGGCCGGCGAAGGCCACGATGATCTTGTCCAGCGGCTTGATCGGTGGCAGCGGCTCGCGGTCGAGATTGCCACCCTCGATCGCTTCCATCGGGGCCATCTGCGGCAGGGCCACGAAGCCACCGGCAGGAATCCAGCCGAGACCCCACTGCACTCCATTGATCGTCTTGCTCCAGATCGGCTTCCCGAACCAGATTTGAAAGCGGTCGATCTTCAGGCCACGCCATTTGGCCGCCCAGTAGTGGCCAAGTTCATGGACGAAGATAATCAGATTGAAGATCACGAGCACCACGAAGATGAGCATCGCGATCTGGAAAGGATTGACGGGGTCCGACATGGGGATTGCAGGCATAGCGTAGCCGCGACCTTAAATGCTTCAAGAAGTTAAACCCCGCTGGAACCCAACAGCTATTGACGGGCCGGGGGGGAAATTCAGAAGCTCCGCGCCGTGGCGTGGCGAATCGACGAAGCCGTGGTGCGCGGCGAGATCGACAACACGGTCGAGGGGAAAACCACCGGCTGGTTGTGGCTGCTTGGCCGCGAACAACCTGTGGAGTTGGACCTCACCGGCGATTGCTGGCGCGATCTGGCCGGAACCCGGCTGAACTTCCGGAATCCGGAGCCGAAACCGCAGCCGAATACGGACCTCGCGTCCCCGCAAAAGGGGGTGGTGGGAGACATGACCGCCTCCCGGAAAAATAAGGTGCCGCTGGTTTCCAATGAGGAATTCGCGGCGATGTATGCCGCTCGCCAGCAGATCCCCTTTTGCTGGAAGAACACCCTGTACTTGGAGTGGTTTAGCGAGGAGAACGGCCGCGTGGTGATCGAAACCTGCGACTTCGCCCTCGAGCTCTCCGAGCACGTCTGGGAAATGGATGACGATGCGGAGGAGGCCCAGAAGCTGGCGAACATGCAGGCCATGCGCGATTTCATGAACGTGCTGGTGCGGCGGATCGAACCGACGGATCGGCCGGGCGATGACGGCGACGAGGAGGATGAATTCCAGTGGGAAGAGCGCCTGAAGGAGTCGGACCGGCTGGCCGACGCGTATCAGGAAGTGCTGGAGAAGTACTTGGATGATCCGGATGCAGAACGGAAAGAGGCCTTTGCGATGGGTTGGGACGGCCTGCTTGAAGCACTCGCGGAGGAAAACGAATCACCGGAGCCGGTGGAGGCCCCCACTTGGAAGCCGGAAGACAGCGAGCGGGAGGATTGGGATGAGGAGGCCGACATGCGGCAGCACCCGCTCCAAGCCCGGGCGCAGGATCTGGTGATCCGCGGAATCGATTTGACCCGCGCGGGTGGCGAACACCCCGCCGGCCCGACCTTGAACGCCGCGCTCATGCAGGTGGCCGGAAAACTGGCGGGTGCCCTGAATGGGGACTACGAACGGGAGACCGGCTACGTGCTGGCCATGCTCAAGCGCTGCCTCGGCTGGCAGAATGATGCGCTGGCGGCTTGCTCGGAATTGATCGCCGCGGCCGACGACAATGACCACAGCCGGGCCTTGGAAGCGCTGAAGGATTCAATTTTTGAGATCCGCGAGGAAATCGTGAACCTTCGAAAAGAACTTAAGGAAAATTAAGCAATTGCATCGCTTCGAATCCAGATTACCACTCCGTCACATGAAGAAGCTGCTGGCTTTGTTGGCGCTGGGCGCCGCTATTTCGCTTTCATCCTGCAATACGGCCATTGGATTTGGCCGGGACCTTCGCTTGCTTGGAACCGGAATGGAAAACAAGGCGCATGGCCGTGAATGGAACGGCAATCAGCAGCAGGATAGCCTGCCGACCTACTAAGACCGGCAACATCCCTGATTCCGACCCATGAAGAAACTCATCGCTCTACTGGTGCTCGGTGCGGCTGCATCGCTGACGTCCTCCTGCAATACCACCATCGGCTTCGGGCGCGACCTGAAGCTCTTGGGAACCGGTATCGGTAACAAGATCCAGGGCAAGACCTGGGACGGAGGCCAACAGTACGATTCCGGCGGCGGCAGCGGCGAAAACCTGCCGACCTACTGAAAATTTCGGTAGGTCCACTCGAGAGAATGGAGCGCGGACACTCTTGTCCGCCTCTCGATCCATTCTCCCGGCCAGCAGGAACGCCGTCCCTCCACAGGCTATCGCATTGGGCGAAGCTTCGCCCCTCGCCCGTTGGGACGAGAGGCACGCAGGGCATCTCTGGTTGCCGATCCCCATGCACCGTTCAATACGGCGTCGGCCTCGGCGAGATTGGAGGTCTCCCCGGCCCGGGGCGCACGGAATTCCAGCCGTCCCGATAACCACGGTTGAAATCATTCCGCACCGCCCGCGGGACCTCACCGGAGTGACGGTCCGGATTCATCGGTCGTCCGGCTTGGCGATCGCTGCGTCCCCGATCCTGACCCAGCTCGTAGGCGCGGCGCTGGCTCCACGGGTTGTCGTTCGCGTTGCGGTAACCCGCATTGTAACCTTGGACGTAGCTGTCACGGGAGGCAGGTGGGAAGCGGTCGCGCCCGTAGTAAGGATTGTATTTCCTGCCTTGGCGCTTGTCGCGGCTGCCATCGGAATGACCGGCGCGGTATGCGGAGGATTCCGAGCCGCTCCAGCCGGGGCCATGACCCGGACCAGGGCCTTGGATAGGACCGGGGCCCGGAGCAGGCGGAACACAGGAGGCGGCAAGGAGCGCGGCGGTGAAAATCGTGGCCACACGAATCGGCCATTTCGCGATCCTTGGCTGGAGATTCAGCCATTGACCCGACAATCGCTGGAGGGGGTGAACGGAGACATTCATTCTCATCGTTCCATAGACCTAGAAGACGCATGAAACTCCGTCCAGCAGTTCTCCTCGCCTGCCTGTCCATGCCCCTGATGACCGCCCGGGCGGATCATGGGAACCTCGCCTCCTTCAACGAGCTGACCGGCCGTTGGTACGGGGTGGCGAAGACGACAGTGCTGAACGAGTCGGTCGATGTCTCTTGGGCACCCGATGGCTCGGTGCTGCTCTATGTGCTGCAGACCGCTGAGGGAAAGCGGCTGATGAAGATCGATCCGGCGACGGGACGATCGGAACCCGCGGTGGAAGGCTCACCGGAGTTCAAGGACTTCCGCGCCGGCGAGAAGGGCGGGGTGTTTCTCGAGACCGCGGAAGGTTGGCGGAAGGCCGAAGGAAACCGCTTGAGCGAAGCCGAGCCGCCACAAGGTCCGCCACGCCGGGATGAAAGGCGCAGGCCGCGCCGGGACGATGGGGAGCAGCGCGGCGGCAATCGTCAGCACGTGGCATGGAAGTCTCCCGATGGCCGCTGGGAAGTATCGCTGCAAGAGGGTGCGGTGAAGCTGAAGGACACGAAGGACGGCAAGGAGCGCGAGCTCGCGAGAAAGGATGATGCAGGGGAGTTCCGCAGCGAGCCGGTCTGGGCACCGGATTCCTCGCGCTTCGCGATGTGGAAGGAGAAGGATGTGGAAGAGCGCATCGTCCACTACATCGAATCCTCACCGAAGGATCAGCTGCAACCGAAGCATTTCACCCGCGAGTATCCGAAGCCGGGTGATGAGATCGACACTCGCGCGCCTTGGGTTTTCTTCACTGGAAATGAAGAAGCGATCGCGGCGGATGAATCACTGATCGCAAATCCCTTCGAATGCCGCCAACTGGAATGGCGGAAGGACTCGAAGCGGCTGACCTTCGAATTCGTTGAACGCGGCTTCGGCAAGCATAACATCATCGAGATCGACAGCGCGGCACGGAAGCAGCGCGTCCTGGTGCGCGAGGAGAGCGACACCTTCGTCTTCGTGTATGGCAATAGCTTCCGCCGTGACTTGAACGACGGCGACGAGATCCTGTGGATGTCCGAGCGCGACGGCTGGAAGCACCTTTACCTGCTGAATGGCAGCGATGGCTCGACCAAACGGCAGCTTACCAAGGGCGAATGGATCGTGCGCGAAGTGGTGGATGTGGATGAACAGAACCGCGAGGTGCTGCTGAAGATCTCCGGTTGCTACAAGGGGCAGGACCCCTATTACATCCACTACGCCCGGGTTTCGATCGACACCGGGAAGCTGGTACCGCTGACCGAAGCGGATGGCACGCACGACCGATTCGAGCGGGCACCCGGCGGCAAGTACTACGTTTGCCGTTGGTCACGCGTGGACAGCGCTCCGGTGACGGAGTTGCGGAAATGGGAGGATGGTTCGCTGGTGGCAACTCTGGCGAAGGCAGATGACTCGAAGCTTCGGGCGACCGGCTGGCCGCTGCCGGAGCCCTTCGTGGCAAAGGATCGCGACGGGAAGTTCGATATTCACGGCATCATCTGCCGCCCGCCCGATTTCGACCCGGCAAAGAAGTATCCGGTGATCGAGAACATCTATGCAGGTCCCCAGGATTCCTTCGTGCCGAAGGCATGGAACCCTTGGATGATGCCGAAGCATGAGATCGCGGTCCACGGCTTCATCGTCGTGCAGATCGATGGCAAGGGGACGGCAAACCGCAGCAAGGAGTTCCACCACTTCTGCTATAAGAACCTGAAAGACGCGGGTTTTCCGGATCGCATCGCCTGGCTGAAGGCAGCGGCAGCAAAGTACCCGCAGTTGGATCTGGAACGCGTGGGGATCTTCGGCGGCTCGGCAGGCGGCCAGAACGCACTGGGCGCGATGCTCTTCCATGGAGACTTCTACAAGGCGGCGGTGGCGGATTGCGGATGCCACGACAACCGCATGGACAAGATCTGGTGGAACGAACAATGGATGGATTGGCCGGTGGGCCCGGAGTATGCGGACAACTCGAACGTGACGCATGCAAGGAACCTGCAAGGAGCCCTGCTCCTGACCGTCGGTGAGGTGGATACCAACGTGGATCCCTCCTCAACTTACCAGGTCATCAATGCGCTGATTGCCGCGGACAAGGACTTCGAATTCCTGCCCATGACCGGGCGAAACCACGGAAGCGGCGAGGAACGCTACGCCCAGCGCAGGCGCGTGGATTTCTTCAAGGCACATCTCGGCTCAGCGCGCTGAGGAACGACGAAGCGCCTCCAGCACTCCAAAGCGCCCAAGGGACAACCAACGGACAGCCCAAGCAAGGTGAAGCCCACCTCTTCGAGAGCCCCGACGCGGCCACCGGGAGAAAGCCCAGGGTAAGCGCGCCGCGCGCAACCCTGGGTCTTCAAGATAAGAGTAGGGCACCCTGGATGGGTGCGGGGAGGCTCCTAAGTTCCTTCATCCCACCTTGGCAGTAGAACCGATCCGCAACATCTGCGAATTTCCCGGATGGCATGCCTATCTCCATCCAAAGCTTTGGCGAATTCCTCCACCACCCGCTCGCCAGGAACTTGTCAACGTCCCCTTCGCTGTGGTCCAGCGTGCCGCCTGTTAATTTCCCTGTTATAACAGGCGGAACAGGCTGGAAATTTCAGTGGTCCCCACCGGTCGCGGGAACCCCAAGGCAAGCTCCCGAGCCTCTACGCTTGGATCGACGGCAAGAAGGCCCCCTGCGGCGGAACAAAGTCACCGAGGGACATGTAGGAGAGCATCTTCATCGTACGATGCCCCTCGGCCAGCGCCTGCCGGTAAAAGGCCGGCCTAGCCATCGGGCAGATAAAGCGTGCCAGCGGCGGCGGCAGATGCCGGGCAGCTTGGGAAATGAGGACAAGCAGGTCCTCGTCGGACTCCGCTCCCGCGTGGCCGAAGAGAGTCGCGAGAAGGTAACCCGTCACCTTGCCATCACGCTCGCGGACAAATCCCGGCGTCTGCCATTCCAGCAACTGGGCCGCGTCCTTGGCACGGGAAAAGCCATAGGTGTGCTTCGAAAGGGCGGCCACTGCATCAAGATCCTCCGCGACGAGCGGGCGGATGCTGGGATCTTCCTCGCTGGCAGGCAGGGATTGCATCAGGACGGCGGAATCCCTCCAGTCGAAGCCAAGCGCCGTATAGAGCGAGAGCGAAGTGGTATTCAGCCCTTCTTGGAAAAGACGGGTCTGGCGGATTTCCCGGCGTCGCGCTTCATCGATGACCCACTGCATGAGGGCCTTGCCGATGCCCTTCGACTGGACCTTCGGATCGACGGTGATCGGACCCACCCCGGCCACCTCATCGGAATGGAGGAGGAAATTCGAGCCGACCACCTGGCCATCCAGCACCGCCATGACACCGGTGTAATCCGGCCGCTTTACCGTCTGGGCGATGATCATTTCACCGACCTCGGCATTCGGAATGTCCCGCTCGATGCTGAAGCGATCATGAAGCGAGGAAAATGCCTCATGGCAAATCTGGGAGAGCCGGGGGACCTGATCCTCGGTAGCAGGCACAAGTTCGAGAGCCATGCCGTTCAAATAGACCGGCACGTTTCCCCGCCGCAAGCAGCCAGCGCGGCCTTACACCTAAGGTTTACCCCGGCGGAAGGCATTCGCCCAGCGGTGCTCCCAGACGTGGAGCCACGGATGAGCCCCGTGCTGGTCGGGCGCGCAGTAGGCGGAATAAGCGATCGAGGCGACCCACATCGCGGGCACGACGATCAGCGACAGGCCCACGGTGGCAATGGCCAACCAGGCGGCGATGAAGATCATGAGCGTATTGCCCACGATCAGGATGCCTGCGCCTGCCAGATAGTGATGCTTGTAGAGGTGGCCGAGGCCGGGAATCACGCTCAGCAGCGCCGCGATCTTGTTGCGGTCGACGGACTGCCACGCATCGAACAGTTCCTTCATAGCGATAAACACTCCTTTCTCACCTGTCATGCTGGCACAGCGAGGGCGAGGGTGCAAGAACGGGAAAGACGGCGGTTTGTATGAACAAATCCGGAATTTTCTGCTGTATGGAGCCGCTGCTGGCCGGAATTCGACCTCACCCGATCGCGGTAGCGAGACTCCTTGCCAGCCTCCAAGCACCTCATAGCATCTGTCCGATATGAAAATCCTCTCCGGCCTCCCGGTCGTTCTTGCCCTGTTTTCCGCCGCCGCCTTCGCGCAGGAAGCAAAGCCCCTGAAGGTGATGCTGATCACCGGCGGCTGCTGCCACGACTACAAGGCGCAGACCGAGATCCTGAAGAAAGGGCTGGAATCCCGCATCAACGTGGAAGTGACCCAGATCCACGTGGACGATGGCAGCACCGCGCCAAAACTGCCGATCTACGGGAACCCGGACTATGCGGAAGGCTACGACGTGGTGATCCACGATGAATGCGCCGCCGACATCAAGGACGAGGAGGTGGTGAAAGGCGTGCTGAAGCCGCATGAGGATGGCATCCCGGGCGTGGCGCTCCACTGCGCGATGCACAGCTACCGCGTGGGCGATTTCGGCAACAAGGTGAAGAAAAACAGCAAGGATGCCCTGTGGTTCGAATTCCTGGGTCTCCAATCGAGCCGCCACGGCGCGCAAAAGCCAATCGAGATCAAGTTCGAGGACAAGAACCACCCGGTCACCAAGGGAGCGGTGGATTGGACCACTGTGAATGAGGAACTCTACAACAACATCCAAGTCTTCGACAGCTCCCACACGCTGGCTACGGGCAAGCAGGATGGGGAAAAGGATTCCGTGGTGGTTTGGACGAACCTCTACGGCAAGAAGAAGACCCGGGTCTTTGCCACCACGATCGGCCACAACAATGCCACCGTGGAAGATGCCCGCTACCTCGACATGGTGGCGAAGGGCGTGCTCTGGGCCACGGACAAGATCGATGCCAATGGCCGTCCGAAGGCGGGCTTCGGTCGTCCGAAGAAGTAAGCAGGCAAATTTTCGGCCCCTGCCATCCTTTCCCAATTCCGTGACCCTCATCGCTCCGATGCTTCAGCCATGAAGGTCGCGGTGATCGGGATCGGTGGCAGCGGTTCCGCGGCATTGCGCTTCCCGGCCAAGGCAGGCCACGAAGCGGTAGGCTTCGAGCAATTCCGGCCCGGGCATGACCGCGGCAGCTCGCACGGCCATAGCCGCATGATCCGGAAGACCTATCCGGATCCTTTTCACACCCGGATGATGGCCGGAGCCTACGAGCTCTGGGACGATCTGGAGCGGGAAGCGGAGGAGAGTCTTTTCGTCCGCTGCGGCGGCATCACCTTCGGACCCGCAGGGGATCCAAAGCTTGAGGCCACGCGGCGATCGCTTGAGGAAGCGGGGTTGCCCTACGAGCGACTTTCCCGCGAAGAGAGCGCCACTCGCTTTCCTGCGATCGATATCGGTCTAGGCTCGGAGGCCATTTACCAAGCGGAGTCCGGCTTTCTCCGGGCAACCCGCTGTGTGCTAGCTCAGGCCCGGCTGGCAACAGCGCAAGGAGCGAGGCTTCACGAGGAAAGTCCGGTCTTGCATCTGGAAGAGCAGGGCGGAGCTGTTCTCGTTTCCACAGCCTCGCAAACCGAACGATTCGATGCGGTGATCGTCACGGCAGGCCCTTGGATGGGAAAGCTGCTGGCACCGTTGAAACTGCCGCTGCGCACGGCCTTGCGGCAGGTGATCTACGCGGGAGTCACAAGGAACGAGGAACTTTTCCAACCGGACAAACTCCCGGTGTGGATCGAAGAACCTAGCGAGTACTACGGCTTTCCCGCCGACGGCGAAATGGCCGGCATCAAATTCGCCTCACACGACGCAGGCATGGACTTTGATCCGGATCGGAAAGACCGCCCGGTGATGGCAGGACATGTTGAGCGGGCCATGCAGCACATCGCGACCCGCTTCTCCGATCTGTCCGGCGAAGTCATCGCATCGCAATCATGCCTCTACACGATCACACCCGATGAACATTTCATCCTAGATCGTGCGCCCGGATCAAAGCGCATAATCATCTGCTCGGGGTGCAGCGGTCACGGGTTCAAAT
This portion of the Luteolibacter luteus genome encodes:
- the rseP gene encoding RIP metalloprotease RseP, translated to MSDPVNPFQIAMLIFVVLVIFNLIIFVHELGHYWAAKWRGLKIDRFQIWFGKPIWSKTINGVQWGLGWIPAGGFVALPQMAPMEAIEGGNLDREPLPPIKPLDKIIVAFAGPLFSFLLALTAAVGVSIFGKPADIVPTTTIGWVEPGSPASKAGLQRDDKILAVNNTPVSSWEGTLDSVQLNIVTSRGSHIEFTVDRPGQGVVKLHSEFEIPETPKWWQRRAVRNVGIQPIGVGPVTIGIAPEEFVKNPPAGKAGLKDGDTLLSINDTPILSDDQALYLLKENGAKPVSIGYEREGNKATATVTPVVPISPKDDTARPMIGVGLSQELVVNREIIKPGAFKQIGDTVKMMWITITSVIAPDSSIGVQHLSGPIGIGKLQYFMLQMDYPALRILGFLVLLNINLAILNMLPFPVLDGGHIVLATMEWIAKRPVRVKLLEYIQLCFVFLLFGVMLYVSSKDAMDDFGRGSGRNEPLVFPAN
- a CDS encoding S9 family peptidase yields the protein MKLRPAVLLACLSMPLMTARADHGNLASFNELTGRWYGVAKTTVLNESVDVSWAPDGSVLLYVLQTAEGKRLMKIDPATGRSEPAVEGSPEFKDFRAGEKGGVFLETAEGWRKAEGNRLSEAEPPQGPPRRDERRRPRRDDGEQRGGNRQHVAWKSPDGRWEVSLQEGAVKLKDTKDGKERELARKDDAGEFRSEPVWAPDSSRFAMWKEKDVEERIVHYIESSPKDQLQPKHFTREYPKPGDEIDTRAPWVFFTGNEEAIAADESLIANPFECRQLEWRKDSKRLTFEFVERGFGKHNIIEIDSAARKQRVLVREESDTFVFVYGNSFRRDLNDGDEILWMSERDGWKHLYLLNGSDGSTKRQLTKGEWIVREVVDVDEQNREVLLKISGCYKGQDPYYIHYARVSIDTGKLVPLTEADGTHDRFERAPGGKYYVCRWSRVDSAPVTELRKWEDGSLVATLAKADDSKLRATGWPLPEPFVAKDRDGKFDIHGIICRPPDFDPAKKYPVIENIYAGPQDSFVPKAWNPWMMPKHEIAVHGFIVVQIDGKGTANRSKEFHHFCYKNLKDAGFPDRIAWLKAAAAKYPQLDLERVGIFGGSAGGQNALGAMLFHGDFYKAAVADCGCHDNRMDKIWWNEQWMDWPVGPEYADNSNVTHARNLQGALLLTVGEVDTNVDPSSTYQVINALIAADKDFEFLPMTGRNHGSGEERYAQRRRVDFFKAHLGSAR
- a CDS encoding GNAT family N-acetyltransferase, producing the protein MALELVPATEDQVPRLSQICHEAFSSLHDRFSIERDIPNAEVGEMIIAQTVKRPDYTGVMAVLDGQVVGSNFLLHSDEVAGVGPITVDPKVQSKGIGKALMQWVIDEARRREIRQTRLFQEGLNTTSLSLYTALGFDWRDSAVLMQSLPASEEDPSIRPLVAEDLDAVAALSKHTYGFSRAKDAAQLLEWQTPGFVRERDGKVTGYLLATLFGHAGAESDEDLLVLISQAARHLPPPLARFICPMARPAFYRQALAEGHRTMKMLSYMSLGDFVPPQGAFLPSIQA
- a CDS encoding ThuA domain-containing protein, whose product is MKILSGLPVVLALFSAAAFAQEAKPLKVMLITGGCCHDYKAQTEILKKGLESRINVEVTQIHVDDGSTAPKLPIYGNPDYAEGYDVVIHDECAADIKDEEVVKGVLKPHEDGIPGVALHCAMHSYRVGDFGNKVKKNSKDALWFEFLGLQSSRHGAQKPIEIKFEDKNHPVTKGAVDWTTVNEELYNNIQVFDSSHTLATGKQDGEKDSVVVWTNLYGKKKTRVFATTIGHNNATVEDARYLDMVAKGVLWATDKIDANGRPKAGFGRPKK
- the solA gene encoding N-methyl-L-tryptophan oxidase is translated as MKVAVIGIGGSGSAALRFPAKAGHEAVGFEQFRPGHDRGSSHGHSRMIRKTYPDPFHTRMMAGAYELWDDLEREAEESLFVRCGGITFGPAGDPKLEATRRSLEEAGLPYERLSREESATRFPAIDIGLGSEAIYQAESGFLRATRCVLAQARLATAQGARLHEESPVLHLEEQGGAVLVSTASQTERFDAVIVTAGPWMGKLLAPLKLPLRTALRQVIYAGVTRNEELFQPDKLPVWIEEPSEYYGFPADGEMAGIKFASHDAGMDFDPDRKDRPVMAGHVERAMQHIATRFSDLSGEVIASQSCLYTITPDEHFILDRAPGSKRIIICSGCSGHGFKFTILLGKLAADMAASGRHDESTLPWSLSRFD